The Cololabis saira isolate AMF1-May2022 chromosome 20, fColSai1.1, whole genome shotgun sequence genome includes a window with the following:
- the myadma gene encoding myeloid-associated differentiation marker homolog gives MPLVVFPTSQLLWVRVAALVFTCVAFSVAAHGAQLDSGSMADWCIFCWAFSFACTLLVLLVEQFGLQARIPVSWSNFPITVACYAALLCLSASVIFPLFYLRNEKYQSERRDHRIASTVFSCLATVAYLWEVSLSKARPGEVTGYMATAPGLLKVCQTFTACVIFILISDPVSYNQHAALKWCMAVYCICFILSMAVVVLCVGECTGWLPISFSKFLSAYGLFAVIMYLTATIIWPVFQFDKHYQGRGKESTNVIAAAVLTALNFLFYLADLAYTARLVFVRV, from the coding sequence ATGCCACTGGTTGTGTTTCCCACGTCCCAGCTGCTGTGGGTGCGGGTGGCTGCGCTGGTGTTCACCTGCGTTGCCTTCAGCGTGGCGGCGCACGGAGCGCAGCTGGACTCGGGCAGCATGGCTGACTGGTGCATCTTCTGCTGGGCGTTCAGCTTCGCCTGCAccctgctggttctgctggtggAACAGTTTGGCCTCCAGGCCCGCATCCCTGTGTCCTGGTCCAACTTCCCCATCACCGTGGCCTGCTACGCTGCCCTCCTCTGCCTCTCCGCCTCTGTCATTTTCCCGCTCTTTTACCTCAGGAATGAGAAGTACCAAAGCGAGCGGCGCGACCACCGGATCGCCTCCACCGTCTTCTCCTGCCTGGCAACGGTGGCCTACCTGTGGGAGGTGAGCCTGTCCAAAGCCAGGCCAGGAGAGGTGACGGGTTACATGGCTACAGCTCCAGGCTTACTAAAAGTGTGCCAGACCTTTACGGCATGTGTTATCTTCATCCTGATCAGCGACCCGGTGTCTTATAACCAGCACGCGGCGCTGAAGTGGTGCATGGCAGTGTACTGCATCTGCTTCATCCTGTCCATGGCCGTGGTGGTGCTGTGCGTGGGCGAATGCACCGGCTGGCTCCCCATCTCCTTCTCCAAGTTTCTGTCAGCGTATGGGCTGTTTGCGGTTATCATGTATTTGACTGCCACCATCATTTGGCCCGTGTTCCAGTTTGACAAACATTACCAGGGCAGGGGGAAGGAGTCTACTAACGTGATTGCTGCGGCCGTGCTCACTGCCctcaacttcctgttttatCTTGCCGACCTGGCTTACACAGCCAGATTAGTGTTTGTGCGTGTCTGA